One segment of bacterium DNA contains the following:
- a CDS encoding metalloregulator ArsR/SmtB family transcription factor, producing the protein MEEQDRCEKTARLFKAMAHPTRLRIVELLARDVSCVDDLRAALGLKQPNISQHLAVMRGAQLVTFRREGNRVCYGLADENLPIVVALLGACGARDLREDQKAEKLLGDLRAHFAKIRESGPQ; encoded by the coding sequence GTGGAAGAGCAGGACCGGTGCGAGAAGACGGCGCGTCTGTTCAAGGCGATGGCCCACCCCACCCGGCTGCGCATCGTGGAGCTCCTGGCCCGTGACGTGTCCTGCGTGGACGACCTGCGCGCCGCCCTGGGGCTCAAGCAGCCCAACATCTCCCAGCACCTGGCCGTCATGCGCGGGGCTCAGCTCGTCACCTTCCGCCGGGAGGGGAACCGGGTCTGCTACGGCCTGGCCGACGAGAACCTGCCCATCGTCGTCGCCCTCCTCGGCGCCTGCGGCGCCCGCGACCTGCGGGAAGATCAGAAAGCGGAAAAGCTCCTCGGCGACCTGCGGGCCCACTTCGCGAAAATCCGGGAGAGCGGCCCGCAATGA
- a CDS encoding sigma 54-interacting transcriptional regulator translates to MQRSTSKEVPPPRFERFLAATTSIAGAYEEDKLLQAIISSAEEVVEAGASSILLLDSGGAFLRFAIATGPVADKALPVKVPVEGSIAGWVVTHRRPVNLPKAGDDPRHFTGVDKKTEIKTESLLCVPLLVDDEPIGAIQSLNKRGGRPFTDEDEHFLEAIAVQAAYALRRVMEDQRRREELDELRARAATEQTVIGERGGLAEVFDIVRKVADARTTLLLRGETGTGKGMIARAIYSIGARYRRRFVTVNCSNIPPDLLESELFGHAKGAFTGASAVKIGKFKLAHGGTIFLDEVGDIPLELQAKLLRVLQEQEFEPLGSNDTEKVDVRVIAATSRDLEAAIAEERFREDLYYRLNVVSVELPPLRDRREDLPELVDHFLRKYSLETNKHMLRAAPEALEVIAAYDWPGNVRELENAVERAVVLGEGEVLEPEMLPSHVRGGRGYTVPEGATLVEAQHSFKRYFIAKALDAHGGNQTKAAEALGIQRSYLNRMIKQLGLHRAAQD, encoded by the coding sequence ATGCAACGCTCGACCTCCAAAGAGGTCCCGCCGCCCCGCTTCGAGCGCTTCCTCGCGGCCACCACCTCCATCGCCGGCGCCTACGAGGAGGACAAGCTCCTCCAGGCGATAATCTCCTCGGCCGAGGAGGTGGTCGAGGCCGGCGCCAGCTCGATTCTGCTCCTGGACTCGGGCGGCGCCTTCCTCCGCTTCGCCATCGCCACCGGGCCCGTGGCCGACAAGGCCCTGCCGGTCAAGGTCCCCGTCGAGGGCTCCATCGCCGGCTGGGTCGTCACCCACCGCCGGCCGGTCAACCTGCCCAAGGCCGGGGACGACCCCCGCCACTTCACCGGCGTGGACAAAAAAACCGAGATCAAGACCGAGAGCCTGCTCTGCGTGCCGCTTCTGGTGGACGACGAGCCCATCGGGGCGATTCAGTCGCTCAACAAGCGCGGCGGCCGGCCCTTCACCGACGAGGACGAGCACTTCCTCGAGGCCATCGCCGTCCAGGCCGCCTACGCCCTGCGGCGGGTGATGGAGGACCAGCGCCGGCGCGAGGAGCTCGACGAGCTGCGCGCCCGCGCCGCCACCGAACAGACCGTCATCGGCGAGCGGGGTGGACTGGCCGAGGTCTTCGACATCGTGAGGAAGGTGGCCGACGCGAGGACCACGCTGCTGTTGCGCGGCGAGACCGGCACCGGCAAGGGGATGATTGCGCGGGCCATCTACTCCATCGGCGCCAGATACCGCCGCCGATTCGTCACCGTCAACTGCTCCAACATCCCCCCCGACCTCCTGGAGAGCGAGCTCTTCGGCCACGCCAAGGGCGCCTTTACGGGGGCCTCGGCGGTCAAGATCGGCAAGTTCAAGCTGGCCCACGGCGGCACGATTTTCCTCGACGAGGTGGGCGACATCCCCCTGGAACTGCAGGCCAAGCTCCTGCGCGTGCTCCAGGAGCAGGAGTTCGAGCCGCTGGGCTCCAACGACACCGAGAAGGTGGACGTACGGGTCATCGCCGCCACCAGCCGGGACCTGGAGGCCGCCATCGCCGAGGAGCGCTTCCGCGAGGACCTCTACTACCGCCTGAACGTGGTGAGCGTGGAGCTGCCGCCTCTGCGCGACCGCCGCGAGGACCTGCCCGAGCTGGTGGACCACTTTTTACGCAAGTACTCCCTGGAGACGAACAAGCACATGCTGCGGGCCGCCCCCGAGGCGCTCGAGGTCATCGCCGCCTACGACTGGCCGGGCAACGTGCGAGAGCTGGAGAACGCCGTCGAGAGGGCGGTGGTGCTGGGCGAAGGGGAGGTGCTGGAGCCGGAGATGCTCCCCAGCCACGTCCGCGGCGGGCGGGGATACACCGTCCCCGAGGGTGCCACCCTGGTCGAGGCCCAGCACAGCTTCAAGCGGTATTTCATCGCCAAGGCGCTGGACGCTCACGGGGGAAACCAGACCAAGGCCGCCGAGGCCCTGGGCATCCAGCGCAGCTACCTGAACCGGATGATAAAGCAGTTGGGCCTCCACCGGGCCGCGCAGGACTGA